The Pirellulales bacterium genome includes a region encoding these proteins:
- a CDS encoding TlpA disulfide reductase family protein, translated as MASRRLLSAFVALVPLVFLGPGLSFADEPAKDGGVELGAALPLAEEIKAISQAHADRHTRFMDELHEAKQDREKVTKSNETFRADVKALDDRLVVLLAANQDAPEFLDGILVMVGELRYPIHQKLLPTVMEKHLQDPRMAKLCPHLEYRTREPWAEKILLAVADGNPDPLASGRAKLALGEYYRHKAFPYGETLTDEQRAPLIAQAREYYETVANDYRDTSCVDDDITLGTRADWELIRLANVPNLKPGMPAPEISGEDMNGVPMKLSDYRGKVTVVVFWGSWCGPCMRMVPHEKELFERYHDKPFAIVGVNCGDELETARETVAAKEMSWRHWRDRSQTRRGPVQIAYDVQHWPTVWVIDREGTIRYFDVRDAKLDSAIEELLAETN; from the coding sequence ATGGCATCGCGTCGTCTCTTAAGCGCCTTCGTTGCGCTGGTCCCGCTGGTCTTTCTCGGGCCAGGGCTTTCGTTCGCCGATGAACCAGCGAAGGACGGGGGCGTCGAGCTTGGCGCTGCCCTGCCGCTGGCCGAGGAGATCAAGGCCATTTCCCAGGCCCACGCCGACCGTCATACGCGATTCATGGACGAGTTGCACGAGGCCAAGCAAGACCGGGAGAAAGTCACGAAATCGAACGAAACCTTCCGAGCGGACGTGAAGGCACTCGATGACCGGTTGGTTGTCTTGCTCGCGGCCAATCAAGACGCGCCGGAATTCCTCGACGGAATCCTGGTGATGGTGGGCGAGCTGCGTTACCCGATCCATCAGAAGTTGCTGCCGACGGTGATGGAAAAGCACTTGCAAGATCCGCGGATGGCCAAGCTCTGCCCACACCTGGAATATCGTACCCGCGAGCCGTGGGCCGAAAAGATTCTGCTGGCGGTTGCGGATGGTAATCCCGATCCACTGGCAAGTGGCCGGGCGAAACTGGCCCTAGGCGAATATTACCGCCACAAGGCCTTTCCCTATGGCGAGACCTTAACCGATGAACAGCGCGCCCCATTGATCGCCCAGGCACGCGAATATTACGAAACGGTCGCGAACGACTATCGCGATACGTCGTGCGTCGACGACGACATTACGCTTGGCACCCGCGCCGATTGGGAATTGATTCGCCTGGCGAATGTGCCGAACCTGAAGCCCGGCATGCCCGCCCCCGAGATATCGGGCGAAGACATGAACGGCGTGCCGATGAAGCTCTCGGATTATCGCGGCAAGGTGACGGTGGTCGTCTTTTGGGGCTCGTGGTGCGGACCGTGCATGAGGATGGTCCCGCACGAAAAGGAGCTCTTCGAGCGGTACCACGACAAGCCGTTCGCGATCGTCGGCGTGAACTGCGGCGACGAGCTGGAAACAGCGCGCGAGACCGTGGCCGCGAAGGAGATGTCGTGGCGTCACTGGCGGGACCGGTCACAGACGCGCCGCGGACCGGTCCAGATCGCCTACGACGTGCAGCACTGGCCCACGGTGTGGGTCATCGACCGCGAGGGCACGATCCGCTACTTCGACGTGCGCGACGCCAAGCTCGACAGCGCCATCGAGGAGCTGCTGGCCGAGACGAATTAG
- a CDS encoding Mrp/NBP35 family ATP-binding protein codes for MPAALPSAADVLRILAEFQDPETGRPVTEMDQVHDVRVDGSTASLTLGLTTFAAPLWEACRTDCAELLRRRLPELTDVTIKIVEHNRPAEKLGEIGLAAKAVIAVGSGKGGVGKSTIAASLAYGLSKAGAKVGLMDADVYGPSIPHLIGVNRRPEIIDQKIQPIEADGLKVISMGFVVPPGEAVVWRGPMLHGAITQFLRDTAWGDLDYLIIDMPPGTGDIALTLSQLLPLSGAVVVCTPQDVALLDAVKAIAMFRKVNIPILGMVENMSYFICPDNGKRYDIFGSGGAKKKAVELDIPFLGEVPINIQIRVRGDEGRIAGNFSDETCAPFLQALYYNLTKNLVAARREQPPLPSLSVLG; via the coding sequence ATGCCTGCCGCTTTGCCTTCTGCCGCTGACGTTCTTCGCATCCTGGCCGAATTCCAAGATCCGGAGACCGGCCGGCCCGTCACCGAGATGGACCAGGTACACGACGTGCGTGTCGATGGCAGCACCGCATCGCTGACGCTGGGGCTGACGACCTTCGCGGCCCCTTTGTGGGAAGCGTGCCGGACCGACTGCGCTGAACTGCTGCGGCGACGGCTGCCCGAGCTAACCGATGTGACAATAAAGATCGTCGAACACAATCGGCCGGCGGAAAAGCTCGGCGAAATTGGTCTCGCGGCCAAGGCCGTGATCGCTGTCGGCTCGGGCAAAGGAGGCGTCGGCAAAAGCACCATCGCTGCCTCGCTGGCCTATGGATTGAGCAAGGCCGGCGCGAAAGTCGGACTGATGGACGCCGATGTCTATGGCCCCAGCATCCCGCACCTGATCGGCGTCAACCGCCGGCCCGAAATTATCGACCAGAAGATCCAGCCGATCGAGGCCGACGGATTGAAGGTGATCTCGATGGGCTTTGTCGTGCCGCCGGGCGAGGCCGTGGTATGGCGCGGACCGATGCTGCACGGCGCCATCACGCAATTCTTGCGCGATACGGCTTGGGGCGATCTCGATTACCTGATCATCGACATGCCGCCGGGCACCGGTGATATCGCACTGACCTTGTCGCAACTGCTGCCGCTTTCCGGCGCGGTCGTGGTTTGCACGCCCCAGGACGTGGCGCTCCTGGACGCCGTGAAAGCGATCGCCATGTTTCGTAAGGTGAACATCCCGATCCTGGGCATGGTCGAGAATATGAGCTACTTCATCTGCCCCGATAATGGCAAGCGTTACGACATCTTTGGCTCGGGTGGAGCGAAGAAGAAAGCCGTCGAGCTCGATATTCCGTTCCTGGGCGAAGTACCGATCAATATCCAAATCCGCGTCCGCGGCGACGAGGGACGCATCGCCGGCAATTTCAGCGACGAGACTTGTGCGCCTTTTCTGCAGGCCCTCTATTACAACCTGACCAAGAACCTGGTGGCAGCGCGCCGCGAGCAGCCGCCACTGCCGAGCCTTTCGGTCTTGGGCTGA